The proteins below come from a single Oncorhynchus keta strain PuntledgeMale-10-30-2019 chromosome 1, Oket_V2, whole genome shotgun sequence genomic window:
- the LOC118390472 gene encoding tyrosine-protein kinase ZAP-70-like, whose protein sequence is MATDPATELPFFYGSISRSEAEEHLKLAGMADGLFLLRQCLRSLGGYVISLIWDLDFHHYSVEKQLNGTYCIAGGKPHCGPAELCEFYSKDSDGLVCNLKKPCLRSPDNPIRAGVFDNLRDNMLREYVRQTWNLEGEAMEQAIISQAPQLEKLIATTAHERMPWYHGKIPRQEGERRLYSRAQPDGKFLVRDREESGTFALSLVYGKTAYHYQILHDKSGKYSMPEGTKFDTVWQLVEYLKMKPDGLVTVLREPCVNRNNAKQTPVVPSGRLSRTNRYTPPPGVPLGGSTEVNTSPPTDRQMLPMDCSEFVNPYHDPNDLKKFFINREQLMIDEVELGSGNFGCVKKGVFKTNKGHTDVAIKVLKSENEKLVKDEMMREAEIMHQLSNPYIVRMLGLCQAECLMLVMEMASAGPLNKFLSTNKDKVTVENIVGLMHQVSMGMKYLEEKNFVHRDLAARNVLLVNQQFAKISDFGLSKALGADDNYYKARTAGKWPLKWYAPECMNFHKFSSKSDVWSFGVTMWEAFSFGGKPYKKMKGPEVISFIASGSRMECPSGCPDKMYALMKDCWTYKHEDRPGFVKVEERMRGFYYSISNKTLPGGTTDASEPLK, encoded by the exons atgGCGACAGACCCTGCGACAGAACTGCCATTCTTCTACGGCAGCATCAGTCGCTCGGAGGCTGAGGAGCACCTGAAGCTGGCAGGCATGGCAGACGGGCTGTTCTTGCTGCGCCAGTGTCTGCGGAGCCTGGGCGGCTACGTAATCTCCCTGATATGGGACCTGGACTTCCACCACTACTCTGTGGAGAAACAACTCAATGGCACCTACTGTATTGCGGGTGGCAAGCCCCACTGTGGGCCAGCGGAGCTCTGTGAGTTCTACAGTAAGGACTCAGATGGCCTAGTGTGCAATCTGAAGAAGCCCTGTCTGCGCTCACCAGACAACCCCATTAGAGCAGGCGTATTTGATAACCTGAGGGACAACATGCTGAGGGAGTATGTACGACAGACATGGAACCTGGAG GGGGAGGCCATGGAGCAGGCCATCATCAGCCAGGCCCCACAGCTGGAGAAGCTGATCGCCACCACTGCCCATGAGAGGATGCCCTGGTACCACGGCAAGATCCCTCGCCAGGAGGGGGAGAGGCGACTCTATTCCAGGGCACAGCCAGACGGAAAGTTCCT agtcagagacagggaaGAGTCCGGCACCTTTGCCCTTTCTTTGGTGTACGGAAAAACGGCCTACCATTACCAGATCCTACATGACAAATCAGGGAAGTACTCCATGCCAGAGGGAACCAAATTTGACACTGTGTGGCAG CTGGTTGAGTATCTTAAGATGAAGCCTGATGGGCTAGTGACAGTTCTGAGGGAACCATGTGTGAACCGCAACAATGCCAAAC AGACTCCGGTTGTGCCCTCAGGG CGGTTGTCCAGAACAAATAGATACACACCGCCACCTGGAG TACCTCTTGGGGGCTCCACGGAAGTCAACACTTCGCCCCCCACAGACCGTCAGATGCTGCCCATGGACTGCAGTGAATTTGTCAACCCTTACCATGACCCCAATGACCTGAAGAAGTTCTTCATCAATAGGGAGCAGCTGATGATTGACGAGGTGGAGCTCGGCTCAGGCAACTTTGGCTGTGTCAAGAAAGGAGTCTTCAAGACAAATAa GGGCCACACGGATGTGGCCATCAAGGTGCTGAAGAGTGAGAATGAGAAGCTGGTGAAAGATGAGATGATGAGGGAGGCGGAGATCATGCACCAACTGAGTAACCCTTACATCGTCCGCATGCTGGGGCTCTGCCAGGCTGAGTGCCTGATGCTGGTGATGGAGATGGCTTCTGCTGGGCCACTCAACAAGTTCCTCTCCACCAATAA gGATAAGGTCACAGTGGAGAACATTGTGGGGCTGATGCACCAGGTGTCTATGGGAATGAAATACCTGGAGGAGAAGAACTTTGTGCACAGAGACCTGGCAGCTCGCAATGTCCTGCTGGTCAACCAACAGTTCGCCAAGATCAGTGACTTTGGCCTGTCCAAGGCTTTGGGTGCTGATGACAACTATTACAAG GCACGCACTGCAGGAAAATGGCCGCTGAAGTGGTATGCTCCAGAATGCATGAATTTCCACAAATTCTCCAGCAAGAGTGATGTCTGGAGCTTCGGTGTCACCATGTGGGAAGCCTTTTCTTTTGGAGGGAAACCATACAAG AAAATGAAAGGTCCTGAGGTGATCAGTTTCATTGCCAGTGGGAGCCGCATGGAATGTCCATCTGGATGTCCAGATAAAATGTATGCTCTGATGAAGGACTGCTGGACATACAA ACACGAGGACCGGCCAGGCTTTGTGAAGGTGGAGGAGCGCATGCGAGGCTTTTATTACTCTATATCCAACAAAACTCTGCCTGGGGGGACCACAGACGCGTCTGAGCCTCTCAAATAG